The sequence below is a genomic window from Oreochromis aureus strain Israel breed Guangdong linkage group 12, ZZ_aureus, whole genome shotgun sequence.
CAAGCGTGCTGTTTGAGTCACAGGAGCAGCAGGGGGTAGAGTGGCAGATGTTTTGGGACCAGGCTTCTTTCTCAGAAATATTTACTTGCTGCTaggatgtttttttaatgttcaggAGGtaattaaaacttaaaatttaGAAGTCAGGGTCAGCGCAAATTAAATCTGTTTGAATCTGCTTTGTGCTAATTATTTTACTATACATTTCTAAATCCCGTTTCAGTGGGATTCATTATGCTGCAAAAAAGCAGTTCCGCCCTTGCTCCATTATTCAGGGTTCAGTCAGTCACAGACAGTCATTAAAGTTTCATAGTAAGCAGTTTGGTGGCTGAGGTATTTGCAAAGTGAGGTGAGTGCATATacctttttgttgtttatgcCCAGCTCTCTGTGCTTTTTAAAGTCAAAAGAAAGCCATTCTTCTGGTCTCTTATGGCGTTAACTTGTTCCCGATGACTCTTGAGGTGCTATTATCAAGCAGCAGAGAAACCCACGTGATCGTCTCAGTTTGGCAAGCAGATGGATTTCAGCTTGAAAGCAAGAATAAGCACAAAGCAAACATGCAAGTGAGAAAGGCTTAAAGGAGTTGAGGTAGACACGTTCTTTTCAGTGTAAAAGTTGCCTATAAATGTACTGTGAAACTCAATTATTGCTTGCATATGCCAGTTCTCGCAGATTCCAGAAAAAGCTGAATGAAACGTGAAAGTGGGTCATGTTAGATTTGTTCAACAACATAAATAAGAAGTGATGCACAGACCACAGGGGATTTAAAGGAACCCAGCTTGGGATGATTGTACAGCAGGGAcatgctgtgatttttttttaaaaatttaaggaTAGGAATACAGGATAtaacagctttttccaccataaacatcaaaatttCTTCTTATTCCATACATCCATATGTGGAAAAAACTTTTGAGATGTTTGTGCACGAGGACAAAAGCGACCCCAAGGGGATCGACCTCATGGACCGACTAGAACGGTGCAGTACGTTTCACCTCAGACACGTGCAGTTTTACTCTGGATTTAAATTACTCAACACAAAAGTGGGCCACCAACAATGGGGAGAGATCTTGCGATATTATATTGCTAATATTACTCTTCTCCATTTCATTTCCATCCACCATAAAATAGATATTAAAAATCAATGTGTCTTTTAATTTTGTCTTTATAATGTATAGAAGTGAATAAATGGATGACAGGGAATCACTCTTTTCATGTCCTTACTGCTTCTTTTAGCAGACTTTCATGGCCAGTCTCAAGGGATGACGTAGTTCCACATTCTTATTCACACACCGACAAAACTTACTAATCTTAAACTTACtgtacactcactggccactttgttagctaacaactgcttgttaatgcagATATCTAATGAACCAATCAAATGGCAACAGCATGATGCATTGCAGACATGGGGAGGATGACCCGCTAACTGCAAACCGAGTGGGGGTGATGATTGTGATGGCTGTTGGTGCCTGGCTGTTGGCTGGTTGGAGTTTCCCAGAAAGTGCTGATATGTTGGGATTTTCCCTCACAACCATCCCTAGAGTTTACAGAGGATGGTCTGAGAAGAGAAgatatccagtgagcggcagttctctgggagaaaatgtCTCGTTGATGactgaggtcagaggagaatgactgcttcgagctgataggaaggcaacagtaactcaaataaccacttgttacaaccaacaGATGCAGAAGAgaatctctgaacacacaaaatgtctgaatttctgctgtgacatttggatggtagggtcagaattaagcataaacaacataaaaacatgcATCCGTCCTACCTTATATCAACTGTTCTGGCTGCTAGTGGTGGTGTAATACTGTTTGGGATATTTTTCTGGCATACTTTGGTGCCAAATATGCATTGTTAAAACATACAGCCtatctgagtattgttgctgaccgtgtccatccctttatgaccacagtttgCCGATCTTCCGATGGTTGCTTCTAGCAGGAcaacatgtcacaaagctcagatcatctcaaactggtatTTTGAAcattgtactcaaatggcctccatagtcaccagatctcaatccagtagagAACGTTTGAGATGTGGTGCAACGGGAGATTCACATCGTgtatgtgcagctgacaaatctgcagcaattgtgtgatgctgtcatggcAATATGGATGAAAATCTCAGAAGCAGCACCTtattgaatctatgccatgaaaacttaaagcagttctgaaggtaAAAAATTGTAACAGTAAAAAAGATGTAACTAATACAGTGACCAGTTAGAGTACGTTTAAAGCCTCCAAGAAGCAGACTTCATATAAGCTGAAAGGATATATTTGCTCTTAATATGCACAATATATATTCAAGATAAATACATTTAAGTAAATCCAAGAGCATAAAAAGTAGATAACAGAAAAAGTTGGTAACCCATAAAAAAAGCACCAAGCCTGAACATTAGTGGTGTGTAAAAAATGCATACACACAAAAGTttttgatttaagtttatttccATCCTTTTAAATTCAAATTACTGCAAAACTGGGTCAGTGCTGCTGCACTAATCAAATAAATAGAACCACTGCTGTCACAAATCATTCCCCAGATAACAAACCCCACGTATAACCCTGCTTTACACGTGTACACGTTTGGGAGCCGTCTGCTTATATTACTGTTTTGCACCACACGGTGTCACACGTCTGCTTaagaacacacaaacatttcagaAATGAAAGTTTGGAAGCACCATCAGATGGTTCTAAACACACAGATGATTGTGAGGTGACTGCACAGCACACTGAAGGATAAAAGCTGTGCTACCGTCACTGCCACTTCTTCAGTGCTTCATATGTGCCCATGCCAGAGAACGTgattgtgtatgtgagtgtgtgtatctgtAGATTAATGCCCTGCCCTTCACCTCCAGTTAGCTTATCGATCTAACACTGGAAATTAAATCAGTGACTGATGGCGAAGTGCTACATGCATccgttttattttagtttaagcAATTTCTTTGTCACAAACTATTTGTGATTTGAGCTCAAATATTCATTAATGTCCATTACTGGTAATTACGCTGCTCATTAAGTGCAGGGGCAGAGGGACCCATTAGAAATGATGACTTTGACCCGGACTCAAAGTCCCATTATGAAGCCTTGAGAGCATCCTTTGTTTACGCATGATGTATTTCAGTATCACTACCAATAAAGAGTTCCTACTGAGCTCCTACTTaatttttacactttttcttGCTCATAAATGTATCATAAGACCAAAAGAGAGCATTTGGAATGCTAATGTAGCAGTCTGACTAAAAATGTCACCAAAACCTTCATTGCAAAATACATTaattcagaaaataaataataaaagcgaTATGGAGATTGAGAAATGTTTAACAGATatgatctaaaacctgcatcCTACCTGTACAAGCCAGACTGCAGGCTGCATGTGTGATTTATTTTACCACCAACTCCTTAACAACTTCTTAACAAGCTGACCTTTTTGTTACAGGCCCACCTGCCGAAGCCCTAATTAAAAACCCACGTTAACAGATTTTGCCAATAGACCCTTCGATGCAGGCTCAGATAGAGTAAAACTCACTGCATAATTCCACTTAATTACCGGTGAGGGAAACAATCTGTGCGCGGACTTCGCCAAAAATAATGAAGTTTACGTTTGAGGTCCTCGCATTTTCCTTGGATATTTATCCCAgaacccctcctcctcctccgtccTCTGTTTCTTAATCATCTACTTGAAAGAAACACATGTGGTGAACCTCAAAATATGTGCAGACTTACAGACAAAGAAAACTAAGTAGTATAAAGGCGCAAATTAACTACCTCCAGCGGCCAAATGGTTCTTAAATAGCAATAATATTCAAGCAAAAGATAATGGAATATTAAACAGGACTGTGCTGTATAATGACTGCCTTTGCCTGTGACTCTTAAGAATTCATATGTGCccgaaaaaaagagaaagaaaatcagGGCATTAAAGTTACATAACATTTCTCCGCTCATTATAATCTTAAATTTGGTGGGGTTTAATTCTAATGAGCGCACATCTTGCGGCACATCTTCACAAATATCCACACAAAAAGCTAACTGGCTTCCCATTCCCTCGCCTATAATTGATATGCAGGCTGCGTTTGTGATAACAATGAAGTCTACTTTAGGTTTTTCCGGTTGCGGAGTGCCACTCTGCGGCCAGAAGAGGGCATCTCAAGTCCTGAAACCGAGCACCGGCGAGCTCCGTAATAATCTAACACCAACATCATTCCTGTTGCTGTacaattgatttatttttaatgccaCGGTTAACGGCTCTAATCCACAGCAGCCTGCGCCTTtttccccccccctctctctccactGTCCACGCCTGAAGCGGGATATAACCAACTTATCGGCTTTGGACCACAGTTTATCCCTCTCAGATTTCTTCACTTGGTCGTTTTCCAGTGTTTTTTCTCCCCGTCTCTCTCGCTCTGCCACTTAACCTAGATTCAACAATTGGCGACTCGGTGTTTagactgtgtttttttaatagccTCCCACGACAGGCGCTAAACTGTCACTCTGAGGATACGAGCTTGAGCGCATCCATCCGAGGGCTTtcgggagaaaaaaaatatgcgtTATCGAGCTGATGTTGTGCGGTAATGTAGGAAACTACAGACGGGGAGGCTGATGCACACCTTTTGGAGCTGCTCTCATCTCCGACAGGTGTGCGATTGCGAGCAGAGCGGATCCGGCTTCGGCGCAAAGTGCCCGTTTTATCCGCGCAGACGGGCGTCCTGGTTAAGTGTCCAACTATTTGGGCAAAACGCCGAGTGCGTCTAAACATGTGGACCGGAGACGCATGCAACAGAGATCCCTGAGCAAGAGGAAGAGCCGACACCGAGCAAATATGGGTATGTATAGCCAAAATCTGTTCCGCAGGGTGCTTAAAGGGTTCATTCCTGCGCAGTCTTTTTTGTCGTTTGCCTAACTACAATTCACTTAGTGCTGGTGTCGCTGGCGTCTGTGCCCCCCTGCGGTTTATGACTGATGACTGCAGGCAGGGGAATCCGAAAGGAGGCTTTTCTCTCAGCAACTGTTTGTCACATTGTGCATCATGCGTGTGGTTTATCAATCACCTTTTCAAGAGCATGACTTTGGCTGataataagtgtgtgtgtgtgtgtgtgtgtgtgtgtgtgtgtgtgtgtgtgtgtaggtgtgccATGAATGCTCCAGTGCAAATTAAGTAGGCAGGAAATTACCCCCCCCCCAGCAAATGTCTCAGAACATAgtgataatatttatttgctCGACTCAAAAATTTTGCACATTCTATTTTCATCTCTTTTATTCCCTTCTAGTTCATGTAGTCTACATGTTCTGTGTGTTACATGTTCTGTGCTCATAAACCTCTCACTTTCCTGTGTGTCTGCAGgactttttgtgcttttcagatGGCTTGTGTTCACAGTGGTGGTGCCCTCCTGGCTGCTTGCTGTTCCAAGCGGCATCCGTGAGCGTCCCTGCCCCCAGAGCTGTCGATGTGATGGGAAAATAATATACTGCGAGTCCAATGCCTTCCGTGACGTGCCAAACAACGTGTCTGTCGGCACACAGGGCCTGTCTCTGCGTTATAACAGCCTGGTGAGCCTTAGAGCCCACCAGTTTGCGGGCCTCAGTCAACTAGTTTGGCTCTATCTCGACCACAACTACATCAATGCCGTGGATGGCCAGGCTTTCCACGGGATAAGGAGGCTCAAAGAACTGATTCTCAGCTCCAATAAGAtcacacagctgaaaaacaacacTTTCCACGACGTCCCGAATTTGCGTAACCTCGACCTTTCCTACAACAAACTGCAGGTCCTCCAGCCTAATCAGTTCTGGGGTTTACGGAAGCTACTCAGTTTACACTTGAGGTCAAACTCCCTAAAAACAGTCCCGATGCGCGTTTTCCTCGACTGCCGTAACCTGGAGTTCCTCGATATTGGCTACAACAGGTTGAGAAGCCTCACACGTAATGCCTTCGCGGGACTCCTGAAGCTCATCGAGCTCCATTTGGAGCACAACCAGTTTTCTAAGATAAATTTCGCTCATTTCCCTCGCCTGACTAACCTGCGGGCTCTCTATCTGCAGTGGAACCGCATCAAACTGCTAACGCAGGGCCTGCCGTGGATGTGGACTTCCTTGCAAAAGTTGGACCTCTCAGGAAATGAGCTCCAAGTGTTGGATCCGAGCACATTTCAATGCCTGCCCAACCTTCAGACTCTCAACCTGGACTCCAACAAGCTCACTAACATCTCTCAGCAGACAGTGGATGCTTGGATCTCCCTCACAACCATCAGTTTGGCCGGTAATTTGTGGTACTGTAACCCCAACGTTTGCCCTCTGGTGTCCTGGCTCAAAGCCTTCAAGGGTAACAAGGAGTTTACAATGATATGTACCAGCCCTAAGGAGGCACAAGGAGAGAAGGTTACAGATGTGGTGGAGACCTACAACATCTGTACCGCAACTCCGACCCCTATCCCCTCAACGACATTGCCCCTCACAACGGCGTTTCAGCCTGAGCTGAAACCGCTCCCCACGCAGTCTGCAGTGGATAAAAAGCTAACCTGGAACAGGACAGCCTCTCCAACTCCTTCCGAGGCCTCCCCCACCATCCCATTACCAGACACCGAGTACGTGTCCTTCCACAAGATCATAGCCGGTAGCGTGGCTCTCTTCTTATCTGTGGCTATAATTCTGCTGGTTATCTATGTGTCGTGGAAGCGCTatcccagcagcatcaaacagcTTCAGCAGCGCTCGGCGGTTAAGAAGCGCCAGAAAAAGGCACGGGAGACCGAGCGCTCCTTTAATTCACCACTGCAAGAGTACTATGTGGACTACAAGCCTTCACACTCAGAGACTATGGATGTGCTGGTTAATGGGACAGGACCTTACACATACACCATCTCAGGCTCCAGGGAATGTGAGGTATGACCGTTGCCCTCCAAAAATCCATTTCCACTGCGAGGCATAAGAGGTAAATTTTCTAATGAtctgcagggtgaaaaaaaaattgttttctcctctgcttctgtctgtaATAGGATAAGGACGCAAAGGGCAGTGCATGGTGACTTGTTTTGCAATATGCTGGGTTTGTTCAGTTCCATTCGATTACCCAGCTGTTGTTTTGAGTCATGCAATATTATTGCTAAAATATGATACCCATTAGCTGCGAGTGCAGCGGCAGCTCCTCCTCATGGGTAACTTACAGTAAGATGCATTACACGCAAAGTGGCTCCATCTTTCACTCCTGACACAAAACATCTCATTGATGAATCTGTGTATTCTCAGACTTTATATTTATCCAAAACGGCTCGCCGTCCTGAACGAACCGGTGTAAACCGATTGGATCAAGTCACTGTGCAGATGGTCCTCTCCTATCCTGTGTGCTTGCTGCCACAGCTGTAGCGGCAAACGTGCAAATCGTGTGAGTCTTGATGTTTGTTTGCGACTGTCTGAAGTGTGCCAATATTTACAATCACACCAGCTGATTGTAAATctcattttctttgctttttttcccccctagcCTTTAGCAATTGTGTGCTtagatttttttcctcattagTTTAACTTACAAAGTTCAAACAGTCGCCACAGGCTGGGGAACACTATGAAGGCCTGCAGCCAAATAAAAGATAAATTATGCATTTGGGCTTGCATTTTTCCCCGGTTTTTGTGTAACGCTGCAGGAGGGGACTGCATTATGCTACTTTTGTTTAATCTCAGCACTATAAAGAAACTGTTTACTCCTGTGAAACTTTTACTCATGGAACTGGCTTTAAGATCCTTGCACTAAAACCAGACTTCCTCCACGTGACGGATGAGGCCCCTGCGTGGCACTAAGGGATCGGGACAGAAAGGCTAATCAATTTGCTCGTGTTTAATTAGGCACTTTTTTGCCCATgtattctttgttttctctccgaatgctctgtttctgtcttcttttgtccagcagcttttcttttttcttctttttcatttggCAGTGTGGTTAAGTGTGATTAACAGAACATGTTTTGCTGGGAAAGATGTGGAGTCGCTGGAATCTTTGCGAGCACCTTTTTGTCAGAATAACCAGACATGCTGTTTAGTACGGGAGACATCTTTCTTCTCCATTGTCTGTGTCAGCGCAGCTCGGAGACAAAGTTTTATCTCACTGCAGCACAGCTCATTTTCTATACTCTACATGCACCATGTAAAGCATTTTATAAGATGTTTCACGTCAGTGGATTGTGCTGTAGCACCAGTTAGGTTCTTGCTGTGCCCTTTACTCAAGTCACTGTAAAA
It includes:
- the LOC116313558 gene encoding leucine-rich repeat transmembrane neuronal protein 4 isoform X1, with translation MQQRSLSKRKSRHRANMGLFVLFRWLVFTVVVPSWLLAVPSGIRERPCPQSCRCDGKIIYCESNAFRDVPNNVSVGTQGLSLRYNSLVSLRAHQFAGLSQLVWLYLDHNYINAVDGQAFHGIRRLKELILSSNKITQLKNNTFHDVPNLRNLDLSYNKLQVLQPNQFWGLRKLLSLHLRSNSLKTVPMRVFLDCRNLEFLDIGYNRLRSLTRNAFAGLLKLIELHLEHNQFSKINFAHFPRLTNLRALYLQWNRIKLLTQGLPWMWTSLQKLDLSGNELQVLDPSTFQCLPNLQTLNLDSNKLTNISQQTVDAWISLTTISLAGNLWYCNPNVCPLVSWLKAFKGNKEFTMICTSPKEAQGEKVTDVVETYNICTATPTPIPSTTLPLTTAFQPELKPLPTQSAVDKKLTWNRTASPTPSEASPTIPLPDTEYVSFHKIIAGSVALFLSVAIILLVIYVSWKRYPSSIKQLQQRSAVKKRQKKARETERSFNSPLQEYYVDYKPSHSETMDVLVNGTGPYTYTISGSRECEVPRQLSALTLYRCEQSVLDYCHTHLSLHLNVGMEPSTQAQGGPGPALYQPSLMAALPSKPVLPCPQTHSHHH
- the LOC116313558 gene encoding leucine-rich repeat transmembrane neuronal protein 4 isoform X2 — translated: MQQRSLSKRKSRHRANMGLFVLFRWLVFTVVVPSWLLAVPSGIRERPCPQSCRCDGKIIYCESNAFRDVPNNVSVGTQGLSLRYNSLVSLRAHQFAGLSQLVWLYLDHNYINAVDGQAFHGIRRLKELILSSNKITQLKNNTFHDVPNLRNLDLSYNKLQVLQPNQFWGLRKLLSLHLRSNSLKTVPMRVFLDCRNLEFLDIGYNRLRSLTRNAFAGLLKLIELHLEHNQFSKINFAHFPRLTNLRALYLQWNRIKLLTQGLPWMWTSLQKLDLSGNELQVLDPSTFQCLPNLQTLNLDSNKLTNISQQTVDAWISLTTISLAGNLWYCNPNVCPLVSWLKAFKGNKEFTMICTSPKEAQGEKVTDVVETYNICTATPTPIPSTTLPLTTAFQPELKPLPTQSAVDKKLTWNRTASPTPSEASPTIPLPDTEYVSFHKIIAGSVALFLSVAIILLVIYVSWKRYPSSIKQLQQRSAVKKRQKKARETERSFNSPLQEYYVDYKPSHSETMDVLVNGTGPYTYTISGSRECEV